The genomic segment tctgaaaggtttggggttagataaatttcaaattgcttttgtatatttagcattatttgtagagaaaacatgtattgttagtatgtggaaagatacaaatatgattgatattaatagatggcataatgagaggaCATACTGTCTAATAatgggaaaaaattacatatgtttcgtgtgataactatagcttttttattagtaagtggttgttatattcagaatatttacatttcaatttatgttgattagattttaatatgtatgtttaatttttccttaattttttttttcctttctttatgactctccttaggagagctggctgaaggggaggagggggtgttcttttttttcttttttttttctttttttttctataaaatataacaatcatgtttttggtttattgttgtatatgttatttactatctgtattttgaacgaataaataaagtttaaaaaaaaacagataagaTCTTACTCCAATGACTTGTCCAAATATGCCCACCTGGATGATGCAGTACTCCTTGGCAGCACACCAGGGCATCAGCCAAGATTACCAGCCGCAACCTTCTGACTTGGAGAGGGATTCAGCTAGACTGAGATTTGTGTGGAAAACAATTAACAAGCAGGAGAACAGGAAGAATGGAGACACTGAACTGTGTTGGTTATTTGGAGGTATGAACAGTCAAGCAGATTCATGCCTTACAGTCAGGTTTACATGGAATCAAAGCCACCTAATCATCACTGACTGTCAAACACCCATTCGCAATTCTGCTATATTAATCTTTGTTTTTGATTCTCTCCAAATTCTCATATAGTCCCCTCCCACATTTCACTACACATCTGCACACTGATGGCTATTTGCAGTGGTCACCTAACACCAGGGGATTTTTTAGAATGCGGGACAAACCCAAGAGGACACAGGGCCACCatgcaagctccacacagacagcaccggagATCAGGACTGAATCCAGAGTTATGGCAATGGCTCTACTCACTGTTTCATCATGACATTATATGCTAGGCTCCTCCATTACAGTCTGCTATTCCACCAATAGGCCAGGCACAACAGAGGCTGCAATGTAGTGGTATTCAGGAGGGTCCTCACTACTGACCTCCAGAAATCCTGCACAATTTTCAATTCAATTTGGTCTTCTCAGAAAAGGATGCATTTTATGCCTGCATGCAATAAGAACTGGACAAAATGCAGGTATCTGATAATGTGGCAAGTCAAGAAACTGCCAGGCAAGACCAGCTCCAAGACCAGCTTCATAAAGAATGGCATTGCCATTGCTGAATCCTttccctcgtcctcacctaccatcccatgaGCTTTCACTTCCAACATAGTATACTCCATAATTCCATGGGATTTGGTCTTTCCACAACTCCTTTATCCATCCATCCTTTCCTACTAATCAGCAGTTATCCCTATGAGCACAAATAAAATGCTACCCTTGCATGGGCATTTCAtcactcaccaccatttggagccccaGACAGTCCTTCCAAGCGAAGTAACgctccacttgtgaatctgtcaGAGTCACTTACTGAATCGAGTGCTGCCGACgtggcctcctctgcatcagGGAGTCTTTACACAGATTCGGAGATCGCTTCAGTGAGCACTTTCTCTCTGTCCACTGCAAGAGCAagtatctcccagtggccagccacttcaatCCCACATCCCACTGACATTTCTGACTATGGCCTCATATCAGACTGCAATGTTGAGGCTACATGTTACCAAACATTGCATCTTGGCAATCTCTAACCGGACAAtgtcgacctccaatttccagtagCCCTTATGCTTTCCCTTAACTCTCTGGCCCCATTCCTCCTTCTCTCTTCAACTCTCTGCCCCCATCCTCCCTGGTTGTTATCTAACACCTTCCTTCCTTCATCtcctctttcccttccttcctctatCAGTCCATCTTTCTGACCCTTCTCCTCCCACCTttattttcttcccccccacacCTGCATTTATTTATCACCCTACCCTCCCCATGTTTTTATTCAGGCATGCGCTCACTTCTTccttttcctgatgaagggttttcagCCAGAAACATCGACTAAcactttccatggatgttgcctgacctactgagatcCATTGTGTGTTTCTGCTGGAGATAATGACCCTGGACAaagtttttcaaaaggtttgtttcctgtttttaaaataatagaggatgatgatagacaacttcaaggtgaacacagatataatttcagattttgtaTATTACGTAGGAcactggagaaacattaaattaaattttattgtatttagtatgtttaatccaAATATGATGCTGACATATTGAGTTAGTACAACTGAGCTAACAATGCTTTGccactaattttcatttgtactcagcatctgatgcctctcatgtcagtgtccaacaatagccaGACAGCATTGATaaattccagttgtcctgattccacttttccacagtggcaatgtcctggtgaaacctttcaccgagTTCATcaatgactgcaccaagatcagcagggaagaagtccaagtgcagaaaatgaatttttattaACACGTTGCacttcatattttaagtctacttcaagcatagaaaattatgaaatcataaaaatagattatatctattcaaaacataccaggggtgtaggttaattgggtgtaaattgggcggcatggacttgtgattcaaaatggtctgttactgtgctgtatgtctaaattttttaaattaaatttaatctaAAAATAATAGTATGAGTGGAaagttttaagatgattttcgtgatcagcagccaaaaatccataaaatacaccaaaaaatGTTTAGGAGGGAAAATCTTCATCATCCAGCATCTGAAATTAATCACCTCATCAACATTATGGGCATAAAAATTGCTCAGATGGGAGGGGGTATTCTAATACTCCAATGAGATTCCCCCAACCACAAGGCACAAGCCAGGAGCTGTTTAACTCTTGCCTGGATGAAGCCATCTCTGTAACTCTAATGAAGTTCAAGACCATGCAGGTCAAAGTAACCTATGTCAACTACACAACATGCACAATGCTTAATATTCATTCCTCCCccactattcattatgtattttaaatgatttattatttgatttgttcatttgtttaatttcctctttctttcttattATCTCATTCTCTTATTCTGTGTTGGTATTTGTGTACCTGAGAAGCTGCAGCAAGAAAGGTTTTCATTGCACCTGCACACCTTTCTTATGTATATAACAGTTCATTCACCGAGACGGGGTGCCTGCCAAGATGAACTGCAATTACTTCTCGAGGCCATTTGATAGTagcttcccagcctctgatagctcagtggttagagcactgattTTGTAAGACAGGGATCACAATCTTGGtcttcgctggggcctcatttctgggaGGAACGCTCGTCAAAGTGATGACACTCTATCTTCCTTatgatagacaaagttaaagaatttcatggacgttacattctaaatgtcatattatgtgacaataatggaacccttTATCAAATCTGTGACCTTTACTACCAAGAAGGACATAGCCAGTAGGAACATAAGGACACTGCCACCTGGAAGTTCCACTTCAGTTCACATTCTGTCCTTTCTTGGAAATACATCACCAATCCTTCATTATTACAGCACCATATGAGTGTCTTTTCTAGAAAATGAAGAAGGCGACTCACTAacatcttctcaagggcaatttggGATGAATAAGGAACACTAGCTTgacattcttcttttctttctttctttggcggacgaagatttatggaggggtatgtccacgtctgctgcaggctcgttggtgactgacaagtccgatacgggacaggcaggcacggttgcagcagttgcaagggaaaattggatggttggggttgggtgttgggtttttcctcctttgtcttttgtcagtgaggtgggctctgcagtcttcttcaaaggaggttgcagcccgccgaactgtgaggcgccaagatgcacggttggaggcgatatcagcccactggcggtgatcaatgttgcaggcaccaagagatttctttaagcagtccttgtactcttctttggtgcacctctgtctcgttggccagtggagagctcgccattttacatgatcttgggaaggggatggtcctccattctggagacatgacccacccagcgcagtttggttttcagcagcgtggattcgatgcttgcggactctgccagctcgagtacttcgatgctggtgatgaagtcactccaatgaatgttgaggatggagcggagacagcgctgatggaagcgttctaggagccgtaggtgatgccggtagaggatccatgattcggagctgaacaggagcgtgggtatgacaacggctctgtacacgctgatctttgtgtgtttcttcaggtgcttgtttttccagactcttttgtgtagtcttccaaaggtgctatttgccttggcgagtctgtttatctcgttgtcgatccttgcatcagatgaaatggtgcagccgaggtaggtaaactggttgaccgttttgagttctgtgtgcctgatggagatatgggggggctggtggtcatggtggggagctggctgatggaggacctccgttttcttcaggctgacttccaggccaaacattttggcaatttccgcaaaacaggacatcatgcactggagagctggctctgaatgggcaactaaagcagcatcatctgcaaagagtagttcacggacaagttgctcttgtgtcttggtgtgagcttgcaggcgcctcagattgaagagactgccatccgtgcggtaccggatgtaaacagcatcttaattgttgaggtctttcatggcttgtttcagcattatgctgaagaagatagtaaagagggttggtgcgaggacgcagccttgcttcacgtcattGTCAATGGAgtagggttcggagagctcattgctgtatctgacccgaccttgttggttttcgtgcagttggataaccatgttgaggaacttgggggggcatccgaggcgctctaatatttgccaaagccctttcctgctcacggtgttgaaggctttggtgaggtcaacaaaggtgatgtagagtcctttgttttattctctgcacttttcttggagctgtctgagggcaaagaccatgtcagtagttcctctgtttgcacgaaagccacactatgattttgggaggacattttcggcgacactaggtattagtctattaaggagaatcctagtgaagatttcgCCTGCAgtagagagcagcgtgattcccctacagtttgagcagtctgatttctcgcttatgtttttgtacagggcgatgatgatggcatcacgaagatcctgaagcagctttccttggtcccagcagagcatgaaaaactcatgcagtttggcatgcagagttttgtctccagccttccagacctctggggggattccatccatacctgctgctttgccacttttcagttgttcaattgccttatatgtctcttcccgggtgaggacctcatccagctctagattcaagggctgttgagggagctggagcagggcggattcttggactgagcggttggcactgaaaagagattggaagtgatctgtccatcgattgaggatggagatcttgtcgctgaggaggacttcgccgtctgagctgcgcagagggctttgggcttggggtgaggggccgtacacagcctttagtgtctcatagaaacccctgaagtcgccaatgtcggcgctaagctgggttcgtttggcgaggatagtccaccactcattttggatctcccgagtttgcgctgaagatggctgcatgtgagatGGAAGgttcgttttttctctggccaggaaggctttgcaaggtgagcctggtgggcagatcacttctttgccagcagctcctggatttcctggttgtttttgtcaaaccagtccttgtttttcctggaggaaaagcccagtacctcttcagtggattgcagtatggccattttcagctgatcccagagggtttcaggagacgtgtctgtgagacagtttgcatcctcgagctttgcttagTTTAACATATAGCTCCCATATCCCATAAATAAATAGTTCAATTATCTTCTTCTTAGGTATCCCTTAAGTATCAAGGATCACTTACAATCATTCCAGGTGTGTGGATTCGTTTTCAATGGCTGAGGGCCACTGTGGAAATCATAGACCCATCCGTTGATGGGGCAGGAGATGTCTGATACACCTGGAGAGTGGCTGGTCAGTGGAGTGGACCCCTCCTTCCAACTCTGAGACAGATGTCTGTGCTCTCCTGGCATATCAACTCGAGGTTTTCAAACCAtaaaatgctacagcacagaaaataggccattcagcccctctagtctgtgcttaccatcattccactagtcccattgacctactcTTATTCCATtgccctccaggcctctcccatccatgtacctatccaaatctttcttaaaatACATGATTGAGCTCACATTCtccatatcagatggcagctcattccaaattcccatcactctctgagtgaagttctccctaatgttccccctaaaccttcccccttcagcttaaagctatgacctctcgtatttatctcccccaatcaatggaaaaagcctattctcatccattctgtccatacctctcataatctctcaaatctccactcattcttcttcgctccaaggaataaagtcctaacctgtaactcaactcctggagacccagcaacatccttataaatcctctctgcactctttcaattttattgatatccttcctctagTTAGGCAACCAggactacacacaatattccaaatttggcctcacaaacgtcttaaacaacttcaacataacatcccaactcctatactcaataatttgatttataaaggctaagattccaaaagctttctttaccaccctgtccacatgtaaacaatgtatctgtattcccagatctccctgcccctccacactcctcagtgctctaccatttattgcatatctcctaccttggtttgcccttccaaaacacatcacctcacacttgtctacattaaactccatctgccattttctggcccattctcctagctggtccagatccctctttgaaagctttgaaaatcttcctcgctgtctacaacgcctcctatctttgtcatcatcaaacttgctgatccaattcatcacattatcatccagatcattgatataaacaacaaacaacaatggtcccagcactgaggcataccactagtcacaggcctccagtctgagaagcaaccatccactaccatcctctgtcttcttccacacagccaatttcaaattcattttgcAACCTGTTCTTAAATACCTAGTGTCAcaaccttctgaactaatctcccatgtgggaccttgtcaaaggctttactctcagaactccttccaacaatttgcctactactgatgtcaggcacaCCAGCCTatattacctggtttatttttggtgttctttttaaacaacgggacaaCATGACTGTAATGCCATAATTGGCTGTTGCTGGCTGGACATGCTTCCCAAGACAAATCTTACCCCTAGCTCCTTGAATACTCCCTttttgcttcgatcagtcaatgaggttgatggttgttccagCCTTTAGTTGATAATTTCATAACTTCAGCCTTTATGTGATAGCAATGAGCTCCCCGCCAATCCTCCGGAACCTCAcccatggccaaggacattttgaatatatgagccagggcccctgaaatttcgaCACTAGTCTCTCTCAAAGTCTAAGGGAACCACCCTGAATATTCCATCTCCACTCTGCACTTTCATGGGCCAAATATTTACAGGTGTCAGTGAGAATACTGCAATTTTTCAAGGAAGGTTCAAGCATCTTCTTGTATATTTTCCTCAGTACACCTGATAATCTTTTCCTGTGAAAGGACTGAGAATGCAAATGGGGCTGTGCCCATCAAATAGTAACAATGCCCTCAATATAAAGGATTTTAGCCTGAGATTGGACGTTGATGTCAGTTCATTTATCGTTCCATTAAATTTAGAAGATTTTGCAGAAGCATCAGACAGTGATTTTTCACTGTCTTTCACTGCCTCTACAGGGAATCTATGTCTCAGAAGTCTATAGAAGGAAAGAAAACATAAATCTCATTGGACAATGTGTACCTTTAGTATTAATCATTTAAAGGCTGCGCTGATACATTGGAAGCCACAGAAAATCTCATCATTGCTGTCTGTTTTGATGTGTGAAATGACCCACCTTTATCTTCAGTGTTGTGCAGAGGATGCAAGTTGACAGAGGACCCATCCTTCTGCACGCTTCAGTGAATGTCGATGGTTGCTGCATTACTCTGTAGAAAATCCTAGACAATCTTTATAAAATCTCTCATGCCCTCTATTTGCATCTGATTAACCTCTAGAGATGGAAGAATGCAACATTTTTAGAAGCTTATAAGATTTGAAGAGGATGGGAAGTCATGGATTAGAATACAATAAaggtcattttaaaatttagccaTCTAGAAGCCGAGCTGTATTATACCTGTCTATGGATTTGAGCAATGTAGCTGTTAAATTTGCCAAAAGGAAGCAGATTATATTTTCAGAGAGCCCTGGATCAAACCTTCTTGGAACAAATCATTCAGTTGCACGATTGAAGAGATTTTTATGTCTAACAGCAGCAATTTATATGTATTTAGTGCCTGCTACATGGTGAAGTGTCCCTGGTAGGAGCTCACCTGTGCAAAATACAAGAAAAGGCCTTGGAAAGAGATATCaggacaaagaaaaataaaacctgGGAAAGGGGAGAAAGCCAACTTTCTGTGAagtgaatacatttctgaaataaacaaTATATTTGATGCACAAGAAGAAAAAGGCATAATAGATCAAAGGATATAGTCAGTATTGTTTACATTTTCCACTTCAAACCGGTGCTCAGCTAAGGTTCCCaaataatacttttaaaatgtttgaacaaatttatgGTTCTTTTGAAAGACATCCCTAATAGCCCTTGACTAAaagcttttaaaataatttataattcACCTGGCCTCCTTTCAAGTTATCTCTCATAGGCCACTGCTGATTCATTCCTCGTCTCCCGTGTTTTTGTGCCTGTATTGGTGGGTGTTGTGGGTGAGTGGCAGAGAGGGGTTGATTATAATTGAGTGCAACCTATTCAATTGTAACCTTGTTGTTCTGTGACCAGGGAGAACTGAGTTCAGATAAAGCAGCATTGACTGTAAATCAATTGAATGGGGCTCCCTCTCACAGTTTCTTTCCTTGTCGTTCATCCCCTTTACACTTCGGATCAGTGGCACTATTCCTGTCCTAGTGCCTGTAGATCAGACTTAAACACTGATCCCTGGAGTACTGAGAAAGACTAGGCCTTGCCTCTGAAGGACTCTTGCCTTCTGGCTTCATGAAAAATGtatgagaaacacaaaagctgcagttgctggaatcttgagcaaacaaagaattgctggaggaactcaacaacatccatgggtagaaatggtcagtcaatgtcttGGGGTTTGGctacaaattttccagttgcattTCAACCCATAGATGCTGACTAACCTCCTGAATTCTTCCAGTAATTTTTTCCGCATGAACAGTGTACAAATTGGTTTATTTGATCTAAGACAGGGTGGCCAAACTACTGCCCCCAGGCCATCTGCGGCCCGTTACCCATTCTCAAATGGCCCAGGGTGAATTTGAAATTTAATCTGGAATATGGCTCAATGGAACATAGCCTCTAACAATAAATTCCACTTCTttgtttcaacactagatgtcgctgccattttgaacaatgaCTAGACAAACCCTTGCAATGTTACTCACCATTGAAAATGTTTATCTCAGGTTCTAAAAACAGCATTTACCTCAGCTGATAAAACACAGTGGAGCTAAAAAAAATGGGAAATAGCAAGAGAGTGCCATAATTTTCAGACACGGTGGGAAAACGAAGTCAAAAGGAactgtgtttgtttgatttgcaaggaatctgctAACTTTAATAGTCTATCTccagatttacacattgcattaTAATCATTAAGGTagacacttgggccatgaactgtactcactgagagatgtggaggaatgttggaaaCGCCCtcgtccctttcttgatctcttctcctgttcttattttgcacccagcttttGCTTTGAtgctgctttttgaatgagagttttaaagagttttattgtattcatttaaattaaatgtatgagcagcagatacagaaatgccaaCTGTCATAtatgagcacatcaataaactaccGTAACATCAACAGTTAAACAGTGGTGTagtatagttattttgatagaaaattaattttctggggTCTTCTGATCTAAAAACACCATTTTTCCTACAGTGTAACAGATTGAAAACTGCAGAGCTTAATATTATTTGGCcagtgactccttatatttttctgtatgtggcccacaaccaaaaaggttTGGCCACTCCTGATCTAAGAGTTTCCAAAATACCACAATTGGATTTAGTGTCTCATAGGATTTGACATTGTCACGATGGACAATAGAGTAACAGTTAATTAAAAAGAGAGGAGTTAGCAAAGTGAAAGGTTAAGACAACAGTTGTGCTCAGATTTAGTATCAACACATGGGTTACAGAGATGGCTGATGTGATTCCATTCTGGAACAAAACACACTGACGGCGTTTTCAGAATGCAAATAAGCTGAGACATCCCCATCAAAAGCACTTTGTTTAGCTAATGGTTGAACATCAAGCATTTCTGCATTGAACaatttgtagtggcagctacactactaccgaaataacacacaaccagacgggttgagctcagtgagcagaactgatttattgcaggctgcctagcTGGCCTTAtattcccagcctggacctggctgagaaccgcgctgggggcactgacgtcacccgggcgtcacatgGTCCACCAGTGCAcgtttctgagccctgtgctgagaagaaggggaaacccccgacagcgccattttggccggctgccccgccatgtggattacaagtggggccagttcgcctgcctagtggtgtgccaccacactgcccccccacccccagaaccggcgccaatgtcgtTTTTAGCTGGGCGgtctcacttcttgggctgggccacaatcagggttcagtggggtcgaggtgcgctggcttcagcctgtccacagtaaacagttcccgcctgctaccgatgtccagcgtgaacgtagaccctgaacgctggacaaccttgTATGGCCCTTCATAAGGTCTCTGCAAAGGTGCTGCAGGCGGGCCCCaccaaataaaaatgtactctgtggaAAGCAGCTCGATGAGGCCATGAGATGCCCGTGTGCCATTTCTGGGCAGAagtgggggtgcgaaggagtccaagcaggcccagaggtggggaagcagctcaTGCAGCaaccgctgggggttgtgaggtgtatcaatgaactcaccaggaagtgccagcagtgcgccatagaccagctcagctgatgatgcctgcagatcctccttgggcatggaACAGATGCCCAGgcgcacccaaggcagtttgtccacccagttgggactggTGAGGctggccataagtgccgacttaaggtggtggtgcaaacacttgaccagcccattggcctgcgggtgataggccgtggtgcagtATAGCTCGATcctcaacctgttggcgagctgtgcccagagcgcagaggtgaactgggcgccccaatcgctggtgaggtgattcagaatgccgaaccgggcaacccaactgtACAACAgagctcgggagcaggagtccgtggagacaTCCACCATCGGGATCGCCTTGGACcaacgagtggtgtggtccaccacgGTGAATaagtaacggttgccccgggaaacggaTAAGGGCCCAACTATgaccatgtgaatgtggctgaaccgttcccggatgtgCTCAAACTCTTGcatgggtgccctggtgtgcctatgtaccttggacatctggcaatgggtgcatgttctggcccagcccgtgatctgcttccgcagcccgtgccagacgaaccgctctgccaccatccagaccgtggatgtggtggaagacttgcctgcaccactgctggggaaccactggccccGGGGTGCCCAtgaagacatcgcacaggatggtgcttccgccactcggagtcgggaggtcttggaaccgcaggcccatgatggcagtcctgaaggcttgcgtctcctcatcagacatctggtcccgggcgagctagTCGAAGTCGAGGCTGGGCATCAGTGCACAGATGcccggtcgcgagagtgcatcagtGACCACGTTGTCCTCCCCCGATTTGTcccgaatgttggtggtaaactccaacactaAGGAGAGGTGATGCTACTGGCGGGCCGACTAGGGCTCCTTCaccatcgcgagtgcctgggtgaggggtttgtggtcaatgaaggtggtaaaagtcctcccctccaagaaatagtggaaatgctgcactgccaggtacatgcccagtaactcacggtcaaaaGCACTATAAttgcgctctggtgggcggagaagccagctgaagaaagccagcagcttccattgtctgttcacctgctgctccaggatggcaccaacggctgtggcagaggcatcgatggagagtgtcatatgcaggttggtgcgtGGGtaggcgagcatggtagccttcaggagggcgtccttggtggcctcgaatgcactgcaggcctctggggtccaggtgagcgtttTTTGCTTGGCTGAAATGAGGgcaaatagcggctgcatgatgcgcgcagcttccgggatgaatcggttgtagaagttgaccatacctacaaactcctgcagccccttgagattgtccagacgtgggaactccttgatagtggcGACCTTCATAGTGGCGGGCGTGGCTCCCTTGGTCGTGATGGTATGgctcaggaactgcatggactctttcccaaactggcatttggctgggttgatggtaaggctgaagtcggccagccgggagaagagggtgcgcaggtgggccttgtgttgtgcccgatCCATGTTGGCAATGAAGATGTCATCTAAGTAAGTAAAGATGAAATCCagatccctgcccactgagtccatgaggcgctagaAAGTCTGAAAGTCTGAGCGACATTCTTG from the Narcine bancroftii isolate sNarBan1 chromosome 14, sNarBan1.hap1, whole genome shotgun sequence genome contains:
- the LOC138749933 gene encoding uncharacterized protein isoform X1 is translated as MQPSSAQTREIQNEWWTILAKRTQLSADIGDFRGFYETLKAVYGPSPQAQSPLRSSDGEVLLSDKISILNRWTDHFQSLFSANRSVQESALLQLPQQPLNLELDEVLTREETYKAIEQLKSGKAAGMDGIPPEVWKAGDKTLHAKLHEFFMLCWDQGKLLQDLRDAIIIALYKNISEKSDCSNCRGITLLSTAGEIFTRILLNRLIPSVAENVLPKS